AAAAATACTATAGATGATGAACGCAGATTATTTTATGTAGGGACTACAAGAGCCAAAGATTTTATTTTTATTACTTACACAGGGGATAAATCTTCATTTATAGATTTTTAGCAATAATTAAAACTGATTCAAAACATCCATATTGCCTGAATACAATAATCGTAAATCATTAACGTTATATTTCAGCATAACTAATCTGTCAAATCCCATTCCAAACGCAAAACCCTTATACTCTGCCGGATTTATTCCGGCATATTCAAATACCTTCGGATGTACCATACCGCAAGGAATAACCTCAATCCATCCTGAAAATTTACAAACGCTGCAGCCTTTGCCGTGACAAAAAACACACTCTATATCTAAATCTAAGCCAGGTTCTACAAAAGGATAAAAAGCCGGTCTGAATCTTGTTTTTTTTGCACCCAGCAGACTCTTAACAGTAGCTTCCAGAATACCCTTTAAATCGCTCAATTTTGCATTTTTATCAACAAAGAGACCTTCAACCTGATTAAACATAAATAAATGGGTTGCATCCACCGATTCGTATCTATAGCACCTTCCCGGCGCGATTACCCTCAGAGGCGGTTTCTTTGTTTCCATTGTTCTGACCTGTACGCTTGATGTGTGAGTTCTTGGAATTAACCCGTTTTTTAAATAAAAAGTATCCCAAATATCTCTTGCAGGATGGTTATCGGGAATGTTTAAAGCATCAAAGTTATAATGGGTTGTTTCAATTTCAGGTCCTTCAACAACTTCAAATCCCATTGAAGTAAAAAAATCTACAGTATCGTTAAGTACTGCTGTAATAGGGTGTATATGAAACTGTTTTATCTTAATGCCGGGAAGGGTCATATCAATTTTTAAAGAACGGTTTAGCGTGCCATTTTTAACTTTTAATTGTTCTTTTAAATTTTGATAAATTTCTTCAATTTGAATCTTGGCATTATTAACGGACATGCCGATTGTTTTACGAACTTCAGGCTCATAGGAAGATATGCTGCGTAAAATATCATTTAACAGGCTGTTTTTTCCGAGATAATTTTTATATATTTCCTCTAAACTTTTTTCGTTGATTTTTTCATTAAACTCAACTTTAGCTTTATTTAATGCGTTTTCAATTTTTTTTAATATTTCTTCACTATTCATAATTATTAATATATTATCATTTTTAAATTTTTTAGCAATAATTATTTTATACCTTAATCCTGCAATAGAAAGTTATCTACTCGGAAAAGGTGTCAGACACCTTTTACTTTTATATTTCGCTTAACCGAGCAAAGAAATGCATAAATATTTTCTATTGCTGGATTAAGGTCATAGAAAACATTTGTAGTATAATTTTTAGGATATTGCTTTTACATAACAGATTATCAAGTGAATTGTAATATTTTATAAAAAAAAAGTCTGTTGTAAAATTTTTTCAATTTTACAACAGACTTTTAAATCTAATTATATGCGATATACTTTATAAACAAATACAATCGTTTATTATGGTTTTAAATATGCATATCCTTCTGCTTCTCTTAAGATGATTTCGCCCTGAGCTGATGGAACAACCTTTACAAATGAATATATTTTTGATACTGGAATATGTAATTCATATAAGCTGTTTGCGCATTGAGCTAGCTCTACGCCGTCTTTTTTTAACGTCAATAATGCTTTTTTATATCCATTGCCTTTAAAATACAGATGCGTTCCTGCGCTAAATGCCTGTAATTCGACAACAATGTGACCTTTTAATCTTGGGTCGTTTAAAGCATTATGAATATTATCTATAATCTTATTCATTTTTACTTTGTTGTTTGCACTGATTACATAAATTGCATGATAAATCTTTCCCGGAACCATTGGAGCGCCCATTGTAAAAGCAGGGCTTATTGATAAGTTAGGGAAATATTTTCTAACCCCGTTAACATTGTGCCAACCGTACCATCCGGC
This genomic stretch from Candidatus Acididesulfobacter guangdongensis harbors:
- a CDS encoding phenylalanine--tRNA ligase subunit alpha; translation: MNSEEILKKIENALNKAKVEFNEKINEKSLEEIYKNYLGKNSLLNDILRSISSYEPEVRKTIGMSVNNAKIQIEEIYQNLKEQLKVKNGTLNRSLKIDMTLPGIKIKQFHIHPITAVLNDTVDFFTSMGFEVVEGPEIETTHYNFDALNIPDNHPARDIWDTFYLKNGLIPRTHTSSVQVRTMETKKPPLRVIAPGRCYRYESVDATHLFMFNQVEGLFVDKNAKLSDLKGILEATVKSLLGAKKTRFRPAFYPFVEPGLDLDIECVFCHGKGCSVCKFSGWIEVIPCGMVHPKVFEYAGINPAEYKGFAFGMGFDRLVMLKYNVNDLRLLYSGNMDVLNQF